DNA sequence from the bacterium genome:
GTGGTGAGATAACTCCTACGTACGCGCCGGGCCCATTACAGCAATCAACTGATTCGCCTGACCAGTCATCCAAGGGGCTTTTGCTTTGACCCCTCTGGCACAGGTTTCGACAGAGCGAAACCCTCCATAAAGATTGATAACATGAAAAAATCATGTGTTTTCCCAATGGAGGGATGCGCTCCGTCGCATCCGCAGACCTTGACCAGTCATCCACGCGATCATTCTTCGAAGGGGCTGTTAATTCTGTGCTACTGTAAAAACAATCCTATTGTGACAATCGAAAATTATTGGGTAGTATGGGCTCTCACTTGCTAGGGAGAAACGGGATTATACAAACATGAAATCGTCATTTCACGCACATCATTCGCCCATGGGGGCTCATAGCTCATTAACGTGTGGTATGCATGGTGCCCGGGGCGGCATGGCCATGGAGAAGGGGCAACCTGCCGATGGCGGGGTATATGTGGGGTATGAGGACGAGACGGGGGGCCTTAATTTCCTGCCCCTGTTCGCCATGAATGAGGGTGAGCGGGCACGCTATGTCCAGGGAGGTCAGCCTGCTGGCGGGCAGCCGCGGGAGCGGGTGATTCCTGCAGACAAGATCACGCGGGACTACCGGTGGGCGTCCGATTCGTTCAGTGCGGAAGGGGTGAGTGTTGAGATCGTGACCCCATTCTTCTCGATTCCAGACCCGGCTGCCAGCTCCGCTACGGAACAAAAATATGCCTCCTGTCCGGCCAGCTTGATCAAGGTGAGTTGCGATAACCGTAAATCAAAGATCCCCCGGCGGTTTTTCTTTGCCATAGCCATGGACGGACGGTGGGCGGTGTCCTCGGGACAGGATGAGCCGTTCAAGTGCCTGACCCAGCGGGACAGGATGGGAATGGCCACGGAGGAGGAGGTGGAATCCTTTGTGAATTTTGATTTGCCCCATGCAATGCGGCGGCGTCATCGCACCCCGCATTTCCTGCTGGGCGGAACGGCAGGCTTTATTGCCGAAGCCAAGGCGGGTGAGAAGCGCGAACTGCTGATCAGCGTAGGGTATTTCAAGCAGGGGAACGCCACGACGGGCAAGAATGCGAAGTACTGGTACACCCGCTATTTCAGCAATCTTGAAGAGGTGTTGCGCTATTCCCTTGAGACGGCTCCCTGTTATTTGGCTGAAGCCGAAGCACGTGATGCCGAGTTGGCGTCTGCCAAACTGACGGAAGAACAGAAATTCCTGATCGCCCATGCCACGCACAGCTACTGGGGCTCGACCGAGTGGTTGGATGACGGGGGGCGCCCGCGCTGGGTGGTCAACGAAGGTGAGTACCTGATGATGAATACCTTTGACCTCACCGTGGATATGTTGTTCTTTGAAATGCGGTTCAATCCCTGGACGGTGCGTAATGTGCTGGATCAGTTTGTGAGTGAGTACCGTTATTATGACCAGGTGTTTGAGCCTGGGAAACCGGGTAAACTCTACGAGGGCGGGATCGCCTTCACCCATGACATGGGGGTCATGAACCAGTTCAGTCCATCGGGGCGCAGCAGCTATGAGGTCGCCGGATTGGATCGCGAATGTTTTTCCTTCATGACCTGTGAGCAGTTGGCCAACTGGGTCTGCTGTGCCGGTGTCTATTTTGCCCAGACCCGGGATGCCGATTTCCTGGTCAGGAATCGCGGGATCCTTGAGGATTGCCTGAGGAGTCTGCAGCATCGCGATCACCCCGATCCCCGGAAGCGAACCGGCATCATGAAATGCGAAAGCTCTTTCACTCAGGGCGGGGGAGAGATTACTACCTATGACTCTCTCGACCATTCGCTCGGGCAGGCGCGCAACAATATCTATCTCGCCTCCAAATGCTGGGCCTCCTATCTGGCGTTGGAGTATATGTTTCAGACGCTTGGGGCTGGCGACAAGGCGGACGAATGCGTGAAAGCGGCCAAATTGTGCGCCAAATCGCTGGTAAAAGGCTTCAGTAAGAAGTTAGGGTTTATCCCTGCGGTGTTGGAGGGGGATAACCAAAGCGCCATCATTCCTGTCATCGAGGGGCTGATTTTCCCGCATGAAATGGGATTGAAGGAGGCGTTGTCCTTCAAGGGGCCATACGGGAGCCTCATGAAAACCCTGAAGCGGCACCTGGAGAATGTCCTGGTGGAGGGGGTCTG
Encoded proteins:
- a CDS encoding glycoside hydrolase family 52 protein, producing MKSSFHAHHSPMGAHSSLTCGMHGARGGMAMEKGQPADGGVYVGYEDETGGLNFLPLFAMNEGERARYVQGGQPAGGQPRERVIPADKITRDYRWASDSFSAEGVSVEIVTPFFSIPDPAASSATEQKYASCPASLIKVSCDNRKSKIPRRFFFAIAMDGRWAVSSGQDEPFKCLTQRDRMGMATEEEVESFVNFDLPHAMRRRHRTPHFLLGGTAGFIAEAKAGEKRELLISVGYFKQGNATTGKNAKYWYTRYFSNLEEVLRYSLETAPCYLAEAEARDAELASAKLTEEQKFLIAHATHSYWGSTEWLDDGGRPRWVVNEGEYLMMNTFDLTVDMLFFEMRFNPWTVRNVLDQFVSEYRYYDQVFEPGKPGKLYEGGIAFTHDMGVMNQFSPSGRSSYEVAGLDRECFSFMTCEQLANWVCCAGVYFAQTRDADFLVRNRGILEDCLRSLQHRDHPDPRKRTGIMKCESSFTQGGGEITTYDSLDHSLGQARNNIYLASKCWASYLALEYMFQTLGAGDKADECVKAAKLCAKSLVKGFSKKLGFIPAVLEGDNQSAIIPVIEGLIFPHEMGLKEALSFKGPYGSLMKTLKRHLENVLVEGVCLYPDGGWKLSATADNSWMSKINLCQHIAGTILGVKQGKAGAVADHAHAEWERNGSEFEACSDQFKSGKAVGSKYYPRIVTNILWMK